One genomic region from Gemmatimonadota bacterium encodes:
- a CDS encoding MFS transporter produces the protein MLVNVLPLFLANVLGVRIWTVGVIYGLADTASSVLKLYSGWLSDRLRARKWLAVAGYATSAISRPFLYFASTWGAVAAIRFVDRVGKGIRTAPRDALLADSTPPERRGLAFGLHRAGDSAGAVVGLLVTIWVVANAQGANPMLSEGTFRTLVLWSLVPAFLAVVVLAVGARDVALPRERARAGPRIRIRGLGRGFAAFAACSVLFELGNSADAFLVLRAQERGLSVLGVLWILVAFNVVYTTISGPAGSLADRVPRKWVLFGGWLVYAMVYLGFAAARTPTHIAVLYTVYGAYHGLVSGAAKALIADLVPPELRGTAYGSYAAVVGLISLPASLLAGVLWQGVGPWSGFGAAAPFAFGAATAGLAAILLVWTVPSRR, from the coding sequence ATGCTCGTCAACGTCCTGCCGCTCTTCCTCGCGAACGTTCTCGGAGTTCGCATCTGGACGGTCGGGGTCATCTACGGTCTTGCCGACACCGCCTCCAGCGTTCTCAAGCTCTACTCGGGATGGCTCTCCGATCGGCTGCGCGCCAGGAAGTGGCTGGCGGTCGCCGGATATGCAACCTCCGCGATTTCCAGGCCGTTCCTCTACTTCGCTTCCACATGGGGCGCGGTCGCGGCAATCCGTTTCGTGGACCGCGTCGGCAAGGGGATCCGCACCGCACCGCGGGATGCCCTGCTGGCAGACTCCACCCCACCGGAGCGTCGGGGCTTGGCGTTCGGTCTACACCGCGCAGGCGATAGCGCGGGAGCGGTCGTCGGCCTGCTGGTCACGATCTGGGTCGTAGCAAATGCCCAGGGAGCCAATCCGATGCTGTCCGAAGGGACGTTCAGGACTCTCGTGCTGTGGAGCCTAGTCCCCGCGTTCCTGGCTGTCGTCGTGTTGGCCGTGGGCGCGCGGGACGTTGCCTTGCCGAGGGAGCGTGCACGTGCTGGGCCCCGGATCCGCATCCGCGGGCTCGGGAGGGGCTTTGCAGCGTTCGCCGCATGCTCGGTTCTGTTCGAGCTCGGGAATTCCGCGGACGCGTTCCTCGTGCTACGAGCGCAGGAGCGCGGGCTCTCCGTCCTGGGTGTGCTGTGGATTCTCGTGGCGTTCAACGTCGTGTACACGACCATCTCCGGTCCGGCCGGCTCACTCGCTGATCGAGTACCGCGGAAGTGGGTCCTCTTCGGCGGATGGCTCGTCTACGCCATGGTGTACCTGGGCTTCGCTGCCGCGCGCACCCCCACACATATCGCCGTCCTCTACACCGTGTACGGGGCGTACCACGGGCTGGTCTCCGGGGCCGCCAAGGCGCTGATCGCAGACCTCGTGCCTCCTGAGCTACGGGGGACCGCGTACGGAAGCTACGCCGCGGTGGTCGGCCTCATCAGCCTCCCGGCCTCATTGCTGGCGGGCGTGCTGTGGCAAGGCGTCGGGCCTTGGAGCGGCTTCGGCGCCGCGGCGCCTTTCGCGTTCGGCGCCGCCACCGCGGGCCTCGCCGCCATCCTACTCGTGTGGACCGTTCCCAGCCGACGATGA
- a CDS encoding sugar kinase, with the protein MIQKRPSVLGVGTVSLDTVESAGEVAHDVLGGSAPYFAAAARVLADVAIVGVVGEDFPERFLTRLSEAGIDVGGLSRHTGETFRWHVRYGPDGNRETLSTNRETALAETPEVPGDRKGPAALFLGSTDPSIQASVLANAGAPALVVLDTMTHWIRDRSDDLRLLTRSADVLLLNEEEALLLGDGDQAAGIRPILEEGCSWVVVKRGDQGAIAFGHDRAIAVSAPRPREVKDPTGAGDAFGGGLVATLARDWPAPTAMDEALRHAVAMGSLAVESFSVDRLLAVTAGGVASRAREARIKMRKHRPTR; encoded by the coding sequence GTGATCCAGAAGCGGCCTTCCGTCCTAGGCGTAGGTACCGTGTCGCTCGACACGGTCGAGTCCGCCGGGGAAGTGGCCCACGACGTTCTCGGAGGGTCCGCCCCGTACTTCGCCGCGGCCGCTCGTGTTTTGGCTGATGTGGCGATCGTCGGCGTCGTGGGCGAGGACTTTCCCGAACGCTTTCTCACGCGCTTGAGCGAAGCCGGTATCGACGTCGGCGGACTGTCGCGCCACACTGGTGAGACGTTCCGCTGGCACGTCCGGTACGGTCCGGACGGGAACCGGGAGACGTTGTCCACCAATCGCGAAACGGCTCTCGCCGAGACCCCCGAGGTTCCGGGGGACCGGAAGGGGCCGGCCGCCCTTTTCTTGGGGAGCACCGACCCATCGATCCAGGCATCGGTGCTTGCCAATGCAGGCGCACCCGCGCTCGTCGTGCTCGACACGATGACGCATTGGATTCGGGATCGGAGTGACGACCTGCGTCTGCTGACGCGCAGCGCCGATGTCCTGCTACTGAACGAGGAAGAGGCGCTGCTGTTGGGCGACGGAGATCAAGCCGCCGGTATTCGGCCGATCCTGGAAGAAGGCTGCTCGTGGGTCGTTGTGAAGCGCGGCGACCAGGGCGCGATTGCGTTTGGCCACGATCGCGCGATCGCCGTGTCGGCCCCGCGACCTCGGGAGGTGAAGGATCCGACGGGCGCCGGCGACGCCTTCGGGGGTGGTCTCGTCGCGACGCTCGCGCGCGATTGGCCTGCCCCCACCGCGATGGACGAGGCACTCAGACACGCCGTGGCGATGGGGTCGCTGGCGGTCGAGTCGTTCTCGGTTGATCGCTTGCTCGCGGTGACGGCGGGAGGGGTCGCTTCCCGGGCGCGCGAGGCGCGCATCAAGATGAGGAAGCACCGACCCACTCGCTAG
- a CDS encoding co-chaperone GroES, with product MSERKKKKRLIVVGDRVLIQPEEGEDRTKVGLYLPATAVDNQAVQGGTVAATGPGNALSAPTELDDEPWKIGAPEPRYLPVQAQIGDYAIFFRRAAVEITFDGDHYLVVPQAAILTLVREEAEGDEGDEGGLSL from the coding sequence ATGTCGGAACGGAAGAAGAAGAAGAGGCTGATCGTCGTCGGCGATAGGGTTCTCATTCAGCCCGAAGAGGGTGAGGACCGAACGAAAGTCGGATTGTATCTTCCCGCCACCGCTGTGGACAACCAGGCGGTGCAGGGCGGTACCGTTGCCGCGACGGGTCCAGGTAATGCGCTTTCCGCCCCCACCGAGCTCGATGACGAGCCCTGGAAGATCGGGGCGCCGGAGCCGCGCTACCTGCCGGTGCAGGCACAGATCGGGGACTACGCGATCTTCTTCCGACGCGCGGCCGTGGAGATCACATTCGACGGCGATCACTACTTGGTCGTGCCGCAGGCCGCGATCCTGACGCTCGTCCGTGAGGAAGCAGAGGGAGACGAGGGAGACGAGGGCGGTCTCTCGCTCTAG
- a CDS encoding (deoxy)nucleoside triphosphate pyrophosphohydrolase: MKQAPIPVVAAVVRRGGRYLVGRRPAHKRHGGLWEFPGGKVDAGESMLEAARRELAEELSVSTNGIGRTLFSSRDGDTPFEIHFVEVEIEGEPVPHEHSEVAWFTPSELGRLPLAPADAAFVRELNRGD; this comes from the coding sequence ATGAAGCAAGCACCGATCCCCGTTGTCGCGGCGGTAGTCCGGCGGGGCGGCCGCTATCTGGTCGGACGTCGGCCCGCGCACAAGCGACATGGCGGCCTGTGGGAATTCCCCGGAGGGAAAGTCGACGCCGGAGAGTCGATGTTGGAAGCCGCGAGACGCGAGCTCGCCGAAGAATTGTCGGTCTCGACGAACGGCATCGGACGGACGCTCTTCTCCTCTCGCGACGGCGACACCCCCTTCGAGATCCACTTCGTGGAGGTCGAGATCGAGGGCGAGCCAGTCCCACACGAGCACTCAGAGGTGGCGTGGTTCACACCGTCGGAGCTCGGAAGGTTACCGCTCGCCCCGGCCGACGCGGCGTTCGTCAGAGAGCTCAACAGAGGGGACTGA
- a CDS encoding M28 family peptidase yields the protein MRTGLAVAVAAATTLTAEAAAQDIEYPASFDRLLQDLSVLAHDSMEGRASGTPGSARARVFLIESLKSIGAAPIGESYEHGFETANARAVNIIATVPGRDATKRYIVLTAHYDHQGVRGGVVFNGADDNASGVAAALAIARDVVASPLGATLVIALVDAEEEGLLGAKEFVAQPPIPLGQIVLNVNLDMVARTAGLLWAVGAHHTPALRPVIEEATANAPVTVRQGHDRPGAPEGANWTNSSDHAPFHQAGIPFVYFGVEDHADYHRPTDDFENIDPVEYVASVRTILTVMRALDEALR from the coding sequence ATGAGAACGGGCCTCGCGGTTGCTGTCGCGGCGGCCACGACCCTCACGGCCGAAGCGGCCGCGCAGGACATCGAGTACCCGGCGTCATTCGACCGACTGCTCCAGGATCTTTCCGTGCTCGCGCACGACTCCATGGAGGGACGAGCCTCGGGGACGCCAGGCAGCGCGCGCGCGAGGGTCTTCCTGATCGAGTCGCTGAAGTCCATCGGGGCAGCACCGATCGGCGAGAGCTACGAGCACGGCTTCGAGACCGCCAACGCACGCGCGGTGAACATCATCGCGACCGTGCCGGGTCGAGACGCGACGAAACGGTACATCGTGCTCACAGCCCACTACGATCACCAAGGCGTGCGAGGCGGCGTCGTTTTCAACGGAGCCGATGACAACGCCTCAGGGGTCGCCGCGGCGCTCGCGATCGCACGCGACGTAGTGGCGAGTCCGCTCGGCGCTACACTCGTGATCGCGCTGGTCGATGCCGAGGAGGAAGGATTGCTCGGGGCGAAAGAGTTCGTGGCACAACCTCCGATCCCTCTCGGGCAGATCGTGCTGAACGTCAATCTCGACATGGTCGCCCGCACAGCGGGCCTGCTCTGGGCAGTGGGCGCGCACCACACGCCTGCGCTTCGACCTGTGATCGAGGAGGCGACGGCGAACGCCCCCGTGACCGTGAGGCAGGGACACGACCGCCCGGGCGCCCCGGAGGGCGCGAACTGGACCAACTCGTCGGACCACGCGCCCTTCCACCAAGCCGGAATCCCCTTCGTGTACTTCGGAGTCGAGGACCACGCCGACTATCACCGTCCCACTGACGACTTCGAAAACATAGACCCCGTCGAGTACGTCGCGTCGGTCCGGACGATTCTGACCGTGATGCGCGCGCTGGACGAGGCCCTCCGATGA
- a CDS encoding DUF4440 domain-containing protein: MHRIPARRFLAVLSPTLLAALAACAGANTSDLTQGTTGLSSALPGGDGRALAAYKLEFRANALQGTDSLMLRFSEVWQRDNREYLPDLYSEDVTLVTPDGQLLQGRNAVLAYADWQLPQISGIETWRDEFAVSGLMAFIYGRYETDSSQPAGDHRGVHVTIAKRDHFTWQIRSKMYLAFGGSGVPTRRDLLSPEPPHLTLDSIRARYGERALNGQDERAEWMVDAYLSANSYLSEFRYAWNNDDFESAVSMLAPGAVVRLPWDVPVVGKTNAAYSLERLLPAVGDLNMSILDFDVSERISFCMGRYTLPAGDQVLTGYYTAVIRLQDEGPQLTALLFSGSGANGVATEKLGGR; encoded by the coding sequence TTGCATCGAATTCCAGCGCGACGATTCCTCGCGGTGTTGTCCCCGACCCTCCTCGCGGCTCTGGCCGCGTGTGCCGGTGCAAACACCTCAGACCTCACGCAAGGCACTACGGGACTCTCCAGTGCGCTTCCCGGGGGGGATGGGCGCGCGCTCGCCGCGTACAAGCTCGAGTTCCGCGCGAACGCGCTGCAGGGCACGGACTCACTGATGCTGCGCTTCAGCGAAGTGTGGCAACGGGACAACCGCGAGTACCTGCCTGACCTATACTCCGAAGACGTGACGCTCGTCACGCCGGATGGCCAGCTCCTTCAGGGCCGGAACGCCGTGCTTGCGTACGCCGACTGGCAGCTGCCACAGATCTCTGGGATCGAGACGTGGAGGGATGAGTTTGCCGTGTCGGGGCTCATGGCGTTCATCTACGGGCGCTACGAGACGGATTCGTCCCAGCCCGCAGGCGATCACCGCGGCGTTCACGTCACCATCGCGAAACGCGACCACTTCACTTGGCAGATCCGGTCGAAGATGTACTTGGCGTTCGGGGGTTCGGGTGTCCCGACACGGCGTGATCTGCTCTCCCCGGAGCCCCCGCACCTGACGTTGGACTCGATTCGAGCGCGCTACGGGGAGCGTGCCCTCAACGGTCAAGACGAGCGCGCTGAGTGGATGGTCGACGCGTACTTGTCCGCGAACAGTTATCTGTCAGAGTTTCGGTACGCGTGGAACAACGATGACTTCGAGAGCGCAGTATCGATGCTCGCTCCGGGTGCCGTCGTCCGCCTGCCGTGGGATGTGCCCGTGGTCGGGAAGACGAACGCGGCGTACTCGCTCGAGCGGTTGCTGCCGGCGGTCGGCGACCTCAACATGAGCATCCTCGACTTCGACGTCAGCGAGCGCATCAGCTTCTGCATGGGGCGCTACACACTACCGGCGGGCGACCAGGTGTTGACCGGTTACTACACGGCGGTGATCCGACTCCAGGACGAGGGGCCGCAGCTCACCGCTCTCCTCTTCTCGGGGTCTGGGGCCAACGGGGTGGCGACGGAGAAGCTCGGCGGCCGGTGA
- a CDS encoding NupC/NupG family nucleoside CNT transporter, translating into MRALVGAILLIAIAWSLSTDRARISWRVVGWGLGLQLAFAVLVLQTPLGVTFFEWMNGLVRAVLGYAEQGGRFVFGNLVSDNVPIGTLDANQNFTATPGAVARTGAFFAFRIFPNIIFVACLMTVLYHLGIMQVVVRGAAWVMQRTMRTSGAETLCTASNIFVGLMESPLVIKPFIAKMTESELMAIMTAGMATISGGVLAAYAGMMLPYQPEAAGHLIAASIMSAPGALVMAKLLVPETGEPATSDTLDIEPQRPDVNVIDAAARGAAEGLRLALVVAAMLIAFVALIALANGVVGWAGGLAGFESLTIDGMLGSLFAPVAWMLGVPWSDAGLVGQMIGVDLVLNEFVAFVQLEAVLAAGAALDERSLIIAIYALATFANFGSVAMTVAGVGEIAPERRHDLAKLGVKAMFAGLLAALLTAAFAGMLV; encoded by the coding sequence CTGCGCGCGCTGGTCGGTGCCATATTGCTGATCGCCATCGCTTGGTCCCTTTCCACCGATCGGGCCAGAATCTCGTGGCGTGTCGTTGGGTGGGGGCTCGGGCTGCAGCTCGCGTTCGCGGTATTGGTGCTGCAAACACCGCTCGGCGTGACGTTCTTTGAATGGATGAACGGTCTCGTGCGCGCGGTGCTCGGCTACGCGGAGCAGGGGGGGCGGTTCGTTTTCGGGAACCTCGTCTCGGACAACGTCCCCATAGGAACCCTCGACGCGAACCAGAACTTCACCGCGACGCCGGGTGCGGTGGCACGAACCGGGGCATTCTTCGCTTTCCGCATCTTCCCGAACATCATCTTCGTCGCGTGCCTCATGACGGTGTTGTACCACCTCGGCATCATGCAAGTGGTCGTACGGGGTGCTGCGTGGGTGATGCAGCGGACCATGCGTACGTCGGGCGCCGAAACGCTTTGTACCGCGTCGAACATCTTCGTGGGCCTCATGGAGTCTCCGCTCGTCATCAAGCCGTTCATCGCGAAGATGACGGAGTCGGAGCTCATGGCGATCATGACCGCGGGAATGGCAACCATCAGCGGAGGCGTCCTCGCCGCGTACGCGGGAATGATGCTCCCGTATCAGCCCGAAGCCGCGGGACATTTGATCGCCGCCTCGATCATGTCGGCGCCTGGCGCCTTGGTGATGGCTAAGCTGCTCGTTCCCGAGACCGGGGAACCCGCGACCTCCGACACGCTTGACATCGAGCCGCAAAGGCCGGATGTGAACGTGATCGACGCAGCGGCGCGCGGGGCCGCGGAGGGGCTGCGGCTCGCGCTGGTCGTGGCTGCGATGCTGATCGCTTTCGTCGCGTTGATCGCATTGGCGAACGGGGTCGTGGGCTGGGCGGGGGGGCTGGCCGGCTTCGAGAGCCTCACCATCGACGGCATGCTCGGGTCGCTGTTCGCCCCCGTGGCGTGGATGCTCGGCGTGCCGTGGTCGGACGCAGGGTTGGTGGGTCAGATGATCGGGGTGGACCTCGTGCTCAACGAGTTCGTTGCTTTCGTGCAACTGGAGGCGGTGCTCGCCGCGGGTGCGGCGCTCGACGAGCGGTCGCTCATCATCGCCATTTACGCGCTCGCGACGTTCGCCAACTTCGGCTCTGTGGCGATGACGGTCGCGGGCGTCGGAGAGATCGCGCCAGAACGACGACACGACCTCGCGAAGCTGGGCGTGAAGGCGATGTTCGCCGGCCTGCTGGCGGCTCTGCTCACGGCGGCGTTCGCCGGGATGCTCGTGTGA
- a CDS encoding RsmB/NOP family class I SAM-dependent RNA methyltransferase: MRLERAQTVDLERYREIISDWADFAAAVERPEPTVLRVRTGRISPDALLDRLAGRGFVLRPKEGLPHFFEVESGPGPVSLTLEHWLGLFYVQQASTGVAAPVLNPQPGERVLDLCSAPGGKTTHAADLMQDRGCLVASEISENRIRGLLGNVYRLGHPNVFVVASDGRDFPEGPLFDRVLVDAPCSGEGTLRRSGGKAPRQSASFGRYVRAAQRALLEKAIRLVRPGGTVLYATCTFAPEENEAVVDEVLKSQPVEVEPITLPVPHAPGLTSFAGARYDARLEGAARIYPHHFDSGGLFLAKLRRLDDGSTTADGSFDDGWTPVPASFPGDGLDPAHHVRTACEDLEQRFGVDRGELVDLAWIQRGGRLWLHSLGEWPLDAWREGPWREGAWRPISVGFRAVDFDSRDRPRPTNDLLRWLGDSVRERAFDIDHERMLRLALREAIDFEQELRGPVALRYDGDLVGRGAATVDGLKSEIPKARSADLLRALEASVPSVELSDERRVGRGER; this comes from the coding sequence GTGCGTCTGGAGCGCGCGCAGACCGTAGACCTCGAGCGGTACCGCGAGATCATCTCTGACTGGGCCGACTTCGCGGCCGCCGTGGAGCGCCCCGAGCCGACGGTGCTGCGCGTACGCACCGGCCGGATCAGCCCCGATGCGTTGCTCGATCGGTTGGCGGGTCGCGGCTTCGTGCTGCGACCGAAAGAGGGGCTTCCACACTTTTTCGAAGTCGAATCCGGACCGGGACCGGTCTCTCTGACGCTGGAGCACTGGCTCGGGCTCTTCTACGTGCAGCAAGCTTCGACCGGTGTCGCGGCGCCAGTGCTGAACCCCCAGCCCGGTGAGCGCGTGCTCGACCTTTGCTCGGCGCCGGGAGGCAAGACCACGCATGCCGCCGATCTGATGCAGGACAGGGGGTGTCTCGTGGCGTCGGAGATCAGCGAGAACCGGATCCGCGGTCTTCTCGGCAACGTCTATCGACTCGGTCATCCGAACGTGTTCGTGGTCGCGAGCGATGGCCGTGACTTCCCCGAAGGGCCGCTCTTCGACCGTGTCCTCGTCGACGCTCCATGCTCGGGGGAAGGCACCCTCCGGCGCAGCGGCGGCAAGGCGCCCCGGCAGTCGGCCTCTTTTGGCCGCTACGTGAGGGCGGCTCAACGGGCCCTCCTCGAGAAGGCGATCCGACTGGTTCGCCCGGGCGGCACGGTCCTCTACGCGACGTGCACCTTCGCTCCCGAGGAGAATGAGGCCGTCGTCGACGAAGTCCTGAAGAGCCAGCCCGTGGAGGTCGAGCCGATCACGCTTCCGGTACCACACGCGCCCGGACTCACGTCGTTCGCCGGAGCCCGCTACGACGCCCGGTTGGAGGGTGCAGCGCGGATCTATCCGCACCACTTCGACTCCGGTGGACTCTTCCTGGCGAAGCTGCGCCGGCTGGACGATGGCTCCACCACAGCCGACGGATCCTTCGATGACGGGTGGACTCCGGTGCCGGCGAGTTTCCCGGGAGACGGCCTCGATCCTGCGCACCATGTCCGGACGGCATGCGAGGACCTCGAGCAGCGGTTCGGCGTCGATCGAGGCGAGCTCGTCGACCTCGCGTGGATCCAGCGTGGCGGCCGTTTATGGTTGCACTCGCTGGGCGAGTGGCCGCTCGACGCCTGGCGAGAAGGTCCGTGGCGAGAGGGAGCCTGGCGGCCGATCTCGGTCGGCTTCCGAGCGGTCGATTTCGACTCGAGGGATCGGCCACGCCCGACGAACGATCTTCTGCGATGGCTCGGAGACTCGGTGCGGGAGCGAGCCTTCGACATCGATCACGAGCGGATGCTCCGGCTTGCACTCCGTGAGGCGATCGACTTCGAGCAAGAACTCCGTGGTCCTGTGGCGCTGCGCTACGACGGAGACCTCGTAGGCCGGGGAGCCGCTACCGTCGACGGGCTGAAGAGTGAGATCCCGAAGGCGCGGTCCGCCGATCTGCTGAGGGCGTTGGAAGCGTCAGTCCCCTCTGTTGAGCTCTCTGACGAACGCCGCGTCGGCCGGGGCGAGCGGTAA
- a CDS encoding YfcC family protein produces MSEAKPRFSIPHPLVLLAGCVILAAAASYVLPAGQFDRSEDEATGRSVVVAGTYHAVERAPVNLFDAMVALPRGMAEAAEVIFLVFLIGGAFTVVDETGALRRGVTSLVRTLRGRDLLVIPIVSIFFATGGVVENMQEEIIPLIPVLLILTRTVGFTPLVAVAMSAGAAFVGSAFSPINPFQVQIAQKLAELPLGSGGLFRGVFLILALALWIGMTMRYASRKRREPEVVEDSSDAGIGGKDWVIFGLIAVTFAVIVIGLLPRWGWDFNEMSAAFFIMGVVIGLLAGMGLTGTAEAYVRGFRSMAYAALLIGFARAIFVVLEDGHIVDTIVHAMFTPLEGLPLIASSLGMIVAQTAIHVPVPSVSGQAVLTMPVLIPLSDLLGLSRQVVVLAYQYGAGLCDIITPTNGALLAMLAAAGVRYEEWIKFAMPLYLALVALGALSIAIAIAIGLA; encoded by the coding sequence ATGAGCGAGGCGAAGCCGCGGTTCAGCATTCCCCATCCTCTCGTTCTGCTCGCTGGCTGCGTGATCCTGGCGGCGGCGGCGAGTTACGTCTTGCCCGCGGGCCAGTTCGACCGGTCCGAAGACGAGGCGACCGGCCGCTCGGTCGTGGTCGCGGGCACGTACCACGCAGTCGAGCGCGCCCCCGTCAACCTCTTCGATGCGATGGTCGCGCTACCCCGTGGCATGGCCGAAGCCGCCGAGGTGATCTTCCTGGTGTTCCTCATCGGTGGGGCATTCACCGTGGTCGACGAGACCGGTGCGCTCCGGCGGGGCGTCACGTCGCTGGTGCGCACGCTGAGAGGTCGCGACCTACTGGTCATCCCCATCGTCTCGATCTTCTTCGCCACAGGAGGTGTGGTGGAGAACATGCAGGAGGAGATCATCCCGCTGATCCCCGTTCTGCTCATTCTGACCCGCACAGTCGGCTTTACACCGCTCGTCGCGGTCGCGATGAGCGCCGGTGCGGCATTCGTGGGATCGGCGTTCAGCCCCATCAACCCTTTCCAGGTCCAGATCGCACAGAAGCTGGCAGAGCTTCCGCTCGGCTCGGGGGGACTCTTCCGCGGGGTCTTCCTGATCCTGGCGCTCGCGCTTTGGATCGGCATGACGATGCGCTACGCATCACGGAAACGGCGGGAGCCGGAAGTCGTCGAGGATTCGAGCGACGCCGGGATCGGAGGCAAAGACTGGGTGATCTTCGGGCTCATCGCCGTGACGTTCGCAGTGATCGTGATAGGCCTCCTGCCGCGTTGGGGCTGGGACTTCAACGAGATGTCTGCCGCCTTCTTCATCATGGGCGTGGTGATCGGCCTACTCGCGGGCATGGGCCTGACCGGCACCGCCGAAGCGTACGTGCGGGGCTTTCGAAGCATGGCATACGCCGCACTGCTCATAGGCTTCGCGCGCGCGATTTTCGTCGTGCTCGAAGACGGCCACATCGTCGACACGATCGTGCACGCCATGTTCACGCCGCTCGAGGGACTGCCGCTGATCGCCTCGAGCCTGGGAATGATCGTCGCCCAAACCGCGATCCACGTGCCCGTGCCGAGCGTGAGCGGCCAGGCTGTCCTCACCATGCCCGTCCTCATTCCGCTCTCTGATCTACTCGGTCTCTCACGGCAGGTCGTCGTGCTCGCGTATCAGTACGGGGCAGGCCTTTGTGACATCATCACACCGACCAATGGGGCGCTGCTGGCGATGCTCGCTGCGGCAGGAGTGCGCTACGAGGAGTGGATCAAGTTCGCGATGCCGCTCTACTTGGCACTCGTAGCGCTTGGAGCACTCTCCATCGCGATCGCCATCGCGATCGGGCTGGCTTGA